From one Rosa rugosa chromosome 4, drRosRugo1.1, whole genome shotgun sequence genomic stretch:
- the LOC133743654 gene encoding nucleobase-ascorbate transporter 6: protein MAGGGAAKVDEPQPHPPKEQLPGISYCITSPPPWPEAILLGFQHYLVMLGTSVLIPSALVPQMGGGNEEKAKVIQTLLFVAGLNTLKQTLFGTRLPAVIGGSYTFVPTTVSIILASRFSDSQDPIDKFKRTMRAIQGALIVASTLQIVLGFSGLWRNVARFLSPLSIVPLIGLVGFGLYELGFPLLAKCVEIGLPELIILVFVSQYLPHLFHRGKHVFDRFAVLFAIVIVWIYAHLLTVGGAYNDSGPKTQASCRTDRAGLIDGAPWIRVPYPFQWGAPTFDAGEAFAMMTASFVALVESTGAFIAVSRYASATPVPPAILSRGVGWQGVGILISGLFGTVTGSSVSVENAGLLALTRVGSRRVVQISAGFMIFFSILGKFGAVFASIPGPIIAALYCLFFAYVGSGGLSFLQFCNLNSFRTKFILGFSIFMGLSIPQYFNEYTLLNGYGPVHTGGRWFNDMINVPFQSEAFVAGIIAYFLDNTLHRNDNTVRKDRGKHWWDKFRSFKGDSRSEEFYSLPFNLNKYFPSV, encoded by the exons ATGGCTGGAGGAGGTGCTGCAAAGGTGGATGAGCCACAGCCTCACCCACCCAAAGAACAACTACCTGGCATTTCTTACTGCATTACAAGTCCACCTCCATGGC CCGAGGCCATTCTCCTTGGGTTTCAACATTATCTTGTGATGCTTGGCACTTCAGTTCTCATTCCTAGTGCTCTTGTTCCCCAGATGGGAGGTGGAAAT GAGGAGAAGGCCAAGGTCATCCAGACCCTACTCTTTGTTGCTGGTTTGAACACCTTGAAGCAAACATTGTTTGGGACTAGACTACCTGCAGTGATTGGAGGGTCATACACGTTTGTTCCCACCACAGTTTCAATCATATTAGCTAGTCGATTCAGTGATTCTCAAGACCCTATAGAC AAATTTAAGAGAACAATGCGGGCAATTCAAGGTGCTCTTATTGTGGCCTCAACCCTTCAGATAGTCTTAGGCTTCAGTGGCCTTTGGCGTAATGTTGCAAG gTTTTTAAGTCCACTGTCAATTGTTCCATTGATAGGACTAGTTGGTTTTGGACTCTACGAGTTAGGTTTTCCTCTG CTTGCCAAATGTGTTGAGATCGGACTGCCAGAGCTTATCATTTTAGTATTTGTCTCTCAG TATTTGCCCCACTTATTTCACAGAGGAAAACATGTATTTGATCGTTTTGCTGTTCTATTTGCCATTGTGATCGTGTGGATTTATGCTCATCTGCTCACTGTTGGCGGGGCATATAATGATTCAGGCCCCAAAACACAAGCAAGTTGCCGTACTGACCGTGCTGGACTTATAGATGGTGCTCCATG GATAAGAGTTCCGTATCCCTTCCAATGGGGAGCACCTACATTTGATGCTGGTGAAGCCTTTGCTATGATGACTGCGTCTTTTGTTGCTCTCGTAGAG TCCACTGGTGCTTTCATTGCTGTATCAAGGTATGCTAGTGCAACTCCAGTGCCACCTGCTATTCTGAGTCGTGGGGTTGGTTGGCAG GGTGTTGGGATTCTGATTTCCGGGCTGTTTGGAACTGTGACCGGATCCTCAGTATCTGT AGAGAATGCTGGTCTTTTGGCGTTAACACGTGTTGGCAGTCGAAGGGTTGTGCAAATATCTGCTGGGTTCATGATATTTTTCTCCATTCTGG GCAAATTTGGAGCAGTCTTCGCTTCAATCCCAGGGCCCATCATTGCTGCTTTATATTGTCTGTTCTTTGCTTATGTTG GTTCGGGGGGTCTTAGCTTTCTCCAGTTCTGCAACCTGAACAGCTTTCGAACCAAGTTCATATTAGGCTTCTCTATCTTCATGGGTTTGTCTATACCACAGTACTTCAATGAGTACACCCTCCTCAACGGTTATGGTCCAGTCCACACAGGAGGAAGATGG TTTAATGATATGATCAATGTCCCTTTCCAATCGGAAGCGTTTGTGGCGGGCATTATTGCATATTTCTTGGACAACACGCTGCATCGAAATGACAACACAGTTAGGAAGGACAGGGGTAAACATTGGTGGGACAAGTTCCGGTCATTCAAGGGTGATTCAAGGAGTGAGGAGTTCTATTCATTGCCGTTCAATCTAAACAAGTATTTTCCATCTGTATGA